The DNA sequence GCCGAGTGTATTCTGTCCCACATCCAAATTTCATATGGCATATAGATGGAAATCATAAGTTGATTAGGTGGAAATTGGTTGTTCATGGTGCCATAGACGGCAACAGTAGGATGTTGATGTTTCTTCAATGCTCCAACAATAATCTTGGTGAAACTGTAAGAGACCTTTTTACTGCAGCTGTTGGACAGTATGGCAGACCACTGCACATCAGGACTGATCACGGAGGAGAGAACGTTCAGATTTGGGAGGACATGCATTCGAGCAGGGGGGAAAGCTCTGTCTTAACAGGAAGTTCTGTACACAACCAGAGGATTGAGCGTTTTAACCGAGACTTGAACAAAAACTGCAGCCAAGTCTATGCACCCATTTTCTATGAACTGGAATCCCTGGGTATCCTAGACATAGACAATGCAACAGACTTATTTTGTCTCCATTATGTCTTTCTACCCAGAATCAACCACACTTTGGAGAAATTCAAAGCTGGATTTAACAATCACTCAGTGTCATCTGAAGGAAATAGAACACCTGTTCAGCTTTTTACTCTGGACAATGATTTGCCTCATCTTCACAACCCAGAACTCTCAACAGCAGGGGTAGTTTTTCGTTCCTCACCTAACTCTCAAAGAGGATTTTCCCCATTGAATGACAGGGATTTGCAAGAACTGAATGAGACCATTAACCCTCttcaaaatgacaacaacaatggcAAAACATTGTTTCAGAGAACacaacagtttatttttgaTAAACTTGTAAATGTGTGATCTTAGCATTACATGGACAATTGAGTAACATTATCCTTATTGTAGTTTCACAAACCACATGGAAACCAGAGCCAATAGCTCTATTAATCCTTTTATACCAGTATGTATAGCCAAACCGTTGTCCTTAAACTACATTAAACTCAAAAGGGCTGTACACTATTGTTTAAGTACAGCTAgtgaaattttttatttttcattaggcTATACTGATTGCATATGGCTGGCTGTTACAGAAATCAGGAAGTGATGTGTTCACATAATGTGTAAATCAAAATGTTGCATATTTATTGCAAAAGAGCTCTTAACAGAAGATTtgacacaattttaaaaatggcaaataacggtgtgtttttcaatgttttttttcagcctaCTTATGTACTGCAAATGAAATCACTGCTTTATAATATGGACAAACTATGTCCTCTATGAAACACACTTAGACATGGACACAATCAACCACCGGGCTGTAGTGTATAGTTTTAGGGTTGTTACCATGAAGGGGGCAGAGGGTACACAGAACACCACAGCAGCCTGGTTTGACAAACATGAGGAGCCCTACACTAAACAGTGGTCTATTTCACTGCAGGGGTTCTTTTACAAATGAACTGATTTAAGCAAATTAGTAGATTTACAGTAAAAATCAAAATTAGGACATTCCACTTATGCTCCAGTTGTGCTTGCAAAAAATAAGCCTTGTACTTTAATTGGTAGCTGTTAAATGTCTCGTTtaaatgaagctgaataaaGATCCATTCATTAGTGCTACTAGGAAGCTGTAGTTaaattcatcatcatcagccgTTGTTTTTGCATTCACAAAAAGGTGAAGCTCATTAGCACGAGTGTGCGCAATGGGAAGATGTTTGTTTTCATCATGAATACATATTAACTTAGGAGTTGGATGAAAACCAATGGCTGGGACTTTGCTGCTCCCTGTAGCAAATGCCAGGATGTGACCAGGGCTCAAAGTCTTCAGGAATGCCTCCTCATCGTTTGTTAGAGTCCTGTCCCCATATGTGTCTCTCAGCTCTTTACCTAAAAGGGAAACCACTGTTGACTTGGAGACTGGAAAATACTCAACAAATAATGACTAAGTGAGTGACTAATGGATTACTGTATAGGTATTTTGGTGAAAAAGCAATTTTATTATGACAAGCAAACGGATAACTGTATTCTTGTTTGTGGTACATAACCCTTAGGCACAGCTTTACGAGTAAAGAATAAAATTAATCTGTAAATTTCCTGGATTGTCTTATTGAATAATATACTGAATAACAAATGCATACTTACTTTCAACACATTGTAGAAACTCCCTAAATTTGACCACCATCAACTCCTCTTTAGCTCTTCAGTTGCTCCCCAGTGCAGAGTAGCTTGGTTTGAGAATACCAGCTACAAAATCAGCTTCTTGACCTTTGTCCTCTCCTGGTATGTCAAGCAGCACACGCAAGCTGGGGTTCTCTCTCAAGAGTGATAAAACCTGTAGGGAAATTCAACTCCATAAATGAAAGATAAATGAAAGATAACTAAAGATGATACAGAACTGTGAGGTAAATCTTACTCCATAGTGGGACAAGCCATCAATTAGTTGATCAAGACAGCTCTGCCGTTGCACAACAGTATGATATAGAACTGCATTTTTCACAAACACATCTCTGTTGGCCATGGTGACTACGAGTGGAAGACCCTCAAGTTGATATCGCCATGAGTCACAGCAGCTGACTGCTTTCTCCAAATCATCCTGCAAGGTTGCATGTTGAACCTAAATATTACAGATCAAATGTTATTTTCTCAAATTACTgcatttaatcaacatttacaGAAGTACTATGTACACTGTGCATTTCACTTAATACTTACTTACCTATGACAagaaaagttgaaatttttagttgtttatttggtaatatgaaaccaaaattattttgataatgcattccaccaaaataaaagtactgtacTGCTGTGGAATAGTCAAAAGCAAAGGCTTACTACAATAGTCTTCAGATCCGAACATTGAGCATTACCTTATTGAGGTTCTCCCTTAAATCAGGGTCACCTATATCATCAGGTGTCACGTGAGCTTGAAGGATGTCCCCAGACACAATGTAGTCCACCACACTCGGGGACAGGAATGCAGGTGGTTCACCCCCTTGCACTATTATTGTAGACATCATCCTGCCAATGGTTCGATACACTCCATTTTGCAAGTGGAGCATGTTCAGTCTTGGTGTGCATCCATTTGGTGTGCCTTAAAGATTCAATAAATTAAAACAGCACATTCTatatattttacacacacacacacacacacacaccttcaaaaGCACCACTGTCCTGGAAGATAGCCTTCACCAGTAAGCGGAAAAACTCTCGTCTGGGACCCCCAAGGTCAGCAGCATCTTCCCCAGCATCATGCTCATCGCTTGCAAATGTAACATAGAGCCTGTCACAGCTTTCTGCTAAACCAGGTCTCTTAAACACACGTAAGGCTGTGGTCCAAACATTGGCTCGACTGATACAGATCTGTCTTGTTCCCAATGTAATAACTCTCTCACTGTGAGCTTGTAGAAGGCCTGCAATTTCTTCTTTGCTCAGCATTTCAGATGACCTATGTTAAGATGAACAGACCTTTGGCTATCTGTGCATTTACTCCACTAGCACCATGCACAATGATATAACTGTTTGATGCTGTTTGTGATGTTTACACTGATGTCaacaatatatttacagtactaaAAAAATACTTGTAACTCTTACTTTAAAGTATTAACAGCAGGTCTATCACACTCTTCTAGTAGGCTACGCTGTATTGCCTCTTCAAGAGCCTCATCTTCCTCCAGATAAACAGGGCTGAGCAAACAGAGATAAACAGGGACAGCAGAAagccgagagagagaaagagacaaagacagagagaaagagagaaggagagagcgACATagcgcgcgagagagagagagagagagagagagagagaaagaaacctATATCAGAGGTTCAAATTGTAAACAGACCAACATCTACACTGCTGCATTTCTATGAAGCCCAAACAATATCTTACACAAATTCTGCCACATTATAAGGAAACACTTGTCTCAGGTCCCCTGCCTGGCCCTGACTTTCACTCTCTTGATTgctgctctctgtctcctgACATCTGGCCTCACTTTCCCTCGGTGATGAAGGCACTGTACTCCGCACTGCATAAAGAACAGGAGgtcaaaaagaaatatttttaattGCAACTTAACCCTAATTCCATCTTTAAGTGTCTTTCCTTTAAAAAAGGCAGCCTTTAAGGATTTAGGGTGAAGGAAAACTGAATGAGATGAGCTAGGTTTATGAGTTGCCTTTCCCTTTCagtacaaatgaaatgaattGTGCTACTAAGCTCAGTCTACACCTCTTATAGTGACTTGTAGACCGATGAATCAAGACATCCAATCCCAATACAGTTTGGTCACACTACAGAACTTTCAAAGTCTTAAGATCACTGTACTGTTCCACACTACCGTTAAGTTTGTTTATTGCTATTGGCAAGTGGAAAATCAGGGCAACAATCCTAAAGTATGAACTTAACTTTGCATAAAATAAAGCAGTTGTCAAGGACAAgggtatactttattaatcacaCATACAATTTAAAGTCAAACTTGTCCTCTGCATTTAATCCATCCCAGGGGCAGGTACAACCATAACACAGTGCCTGTAAACCAACTCCAGATTCTGAGCCAATGCCTTGgtcaagggcactgactggatAATGAACCTAAATGTGCCCATTTTTGATGGTGCAAgaaactcacacaaacacaggagaacatgcaaacttcACACAGAAAGGACAGGGACTGGACCAGGGTTTAAACTAATATACCATACAGCCCATAGCAAACACAATATAAACAAGTGCTTTAACCTACTTCTTCTTTGACGCGATGGACTTTCTTGCAGTCTGTCATTTTCACTCCCTTGACTGATGAGCTCACTTTCACTTGTGAAAGGTGACACTGTATGACCTAAATTACATGTTATGTTATGGACAAAAGgtaatgaatatatatatatatatatatatatatatatatatatatatatatatatatatatatataagtaatTGGAAACACAGTACTTAACCTTTTTAATTGAATTACCCATAACTGCTGACTGTACCTACAACCTGTTGAGAAACATATCAAATTCTCAGACCCACCTCTCCTTCTCCAGCCCACAGGACTTTCAAAGTCACTATCAGAGAGTTCCTCAGGTTCCTCCTGGAGAAAACAAATATTATGTGTGATATATAATGCACCAGTGGCAATGCAGAAGTATTTTATACTAAGTTAACCTAAAAAAGGCTATGTTATTTAGGTAAAGAAGCAGAATAAGCaacatacatatttttacttCTAATATTTTGTTGCCCATAACTGAAAATCTGTACTGACATATAAACTGTTTACCTGTACAGGTTTGCGTATTAATGCCATTATATAGAGACAAGTGGCTGAACTAATCGAGGCAACTTCTTTTCCACCCCACAGAAAATTGCTCGAGACGTTTGGTTTCATTAGTCTTTTGCATCCCTTGACTGTACTCAAATACTCAAATGGGAATGACTGGCCCATAGACAATGAAAACGTTCTTCTGAAAATGGCAGTCATTTCTTCTTTAAGTTGGGCTTCAGACCAGTCAGATGTAAATGAGATATTCCCAATAAGGCCATCTTGTGCTAAATTTGCTCTTGTGTCTCCCCTTGGAATGCGGATTGTTGATGCTGAAGAAAAAGGCAAGCACACAACATCTCTTGTAAAGTGTTTGCAGGCTTTGtttttactgacaaaacgtGAGTGTGTAGCAGGCCTTTGAAGAACTGATGGAAAGGGAACCTGAAATCaatgacaacacagacacatgtgCATTACATTAGAGAAATACGTTTTTAGTTCATTGTGAATGCAAACTGTAGATACAAACCAACTGATAGTATCATCAACCCATCATGGAGTCTCTATACGATTGATCGATTACCAGGTGGTTTCATTAacctttttttgtcaatcaGCAATTTATTACATCAAAATacgtttttttgtgtaaaatatgCCACCAAGATTGTAACTAATGCCAAAACATTACACCACACAataaagagcaaaaacaaacaaccaactAAAATACATGAGTATGATAGTATACCAAGCGGTGCGACGTCCCAGTGGAGGTGGTGGGTGTGGCTGGCCCCGGAGTGTTATTGTAGATGGTGGGAGCCTGAAGAGACATTAAATGTAATGCTTTTTTACACTATGCACTCTGGTACATTACtcacattaaataaaatgaaatgtatttatcatTGTGACTGCCTCTGTCCTCCCTCAgcattactctctctctctagccaAGCAGAGAACGGTTTTTATCTTGTGAGTAAAGGCCAGAGAGGTGACAAGTTGCCTCCGTTAGCTGTAACGCTAAATTATATCATTTATGCTTTACTGCTGTGAACAGCTTCACATAAttgaacacacatttacacaccttgTTTTTCAACTCATGAAGTCATCCCAATGCGTCACTTACCGGCGTGAGTTTTACAGTTTATAGAAACAAATGTGCAAAGGTGCATTGGTGctagtagcaaatctctactggctagctactgttagctagtttagttaagttagccttgacaacaatCCAATGCTAGCTACgtgttttggaaaacatgcttaccgaggtggcctgcggtggccccgaggctgttgctgtcgctgttgaataagtttgtacagccaccgggacggctctgccgatgttctcggctaacacTGAgtcatttgacattttggagtCTGACCATGGCCGACAGTACCGTGCCTtatcgggggcgggcggggataggctcttggtGACCTTACTGCAAGCGAACGTGAGAGACCaatcaaagtgagccccccctcgtggctggctatagtcgTAAGTCCGGCACCATCCATAAAAGTGACACttaaaactcaaagtactcttcgaACACAGTTTCTCCAACTgcgtttattattttaggtagttattatcACCTTTATCCAAGTTCAACAGTCCATATCCCCGGATGAGatgatttttattcgttatttgacactataaacatacactgacctcctcgagcttttattttgttacttccggttaccggcatttcatttgcatattagctaaatatttagtttcacccaaaacatttagatttaacatttagatttagatttaacatttagatttaacatttagatttagatttagatttaacatttagatttaacatttagatttagatttagatttaacatttagatttagatttaatacttagatttaacatttagatttagatttagatttaacatttagatttagatttaatatttagatttaacatttagatttagatttagatttaatatttagatttaacatttagatttagatttagatttaacatttagatttagatttaatatttagatttaacatttagatttagatttaatatttagatttaacatttagattttgttGTGGGTCTGCTGCCTTTCCTGTTCCATTccctgaccacctcttcagcgccagttcgttacatactcccaagtggtaactaggccagtcacGTAGTATTGTTGCTCCCTAAACTTTGCTAGTTGTCTAAACCTTGTTTCTTTGTTCCGTCTCAGATGCTGAGTTCCGTCTCTGCTTCCCCAGATTGGATTCCCACCTACACCTTCACCGTTGCCTGTTCCTtggttattgtgtgttttttggattaaaccttttttgttactcttttttgtgttcctgtgttgttctgtgtccgGGACTGAAACCCTAACAGAACGAACTGGCCAAATGGACCCCGCGGAGACACCACAGGATACCAGCGGGGAGGGCGCCCAGCGGGCTCTTCACTCTCAAGGACTCCTGCTCGGACAACATGACCGGCTTCTCCACACGTTGTTGGAGAACAACCAGCTGCTCATCGCCCAAGTCACCAAACTAACTGAGCAGGTAGATAAACTGTCTGTCACTCCCTCTGCCTCACAGCCTGTTCCACCTGCCCCCCCAGTCATGACTGCTGCTCATCTTCACCGCGAGCCTCCCATCTGCTCGCCTGAACCTTTTTCTGGAGATTTGGGGTTTcttctgcagtgtggactcatATTCCGCCAACGCCCGCTGTCCTTCGCTTCGGACGCGTCCAAGGTACATTACGTCATAGGATTACTCAGGGGCAGAGCACTAGCTTGGGCAGAAGCAGTGTGTACTAGCCGTCTCACTACTGAGATCTCTTTTAAAGACTTTGCTGCGGATTTTACCACTGTTTTTGACCACCCGGACTATATTGGGTGTGCAGCTAAGCGGTTGCTTAGCCTCCGTCAAGGAGCAGACACTGTGGCCGACTACTCGGTGGCATTCCGGACGCTGGCTACTGATTCCGGCTGGAACAAGGAAGCACTACGTGGGGTTTTTGTTAATGGATTATGTGACACAGTTAAGGATGAACTAGCACTCCGGGATGAGCCCGACTCCCTTAATAACCTTGTTTCATTAGCCATTAAACTCGACAACAGGTGGCGAGAGAGACGACGTGAGACAGGCAGCCGGCCGGATCCCGTCAGATGGACTACTGCTCCGACCAGGCTTCGCCAACCGTCCTCCCCTACGTTTCCAGCTACCTCGCCGGTGGACGCATCCGGGGACTCCGCAGTGGAGGCCATGCAGCTGGGTCACACCCGTCTCTCTCCTGCTGAGAGAAACCGTCGCATACAGGCAGGTGAGTGCCTGTATTGTGGTGATCCCACTCACCGTGTGGCTACGTGTACTATCCGGCCAAAAGACCAGGCTCGTCAGTGAATGTGGGGGTACTGACGAGCCCTATCCCTACTCCTGCACCCACTGCACTTCGTCTCCAGATACCTGCCACCCTTCAATATGAGGACCTTTCACTGCCCGTCGCGGCTCTTATTGATTCGGGTGCTGAGGACAATTTCATGGACGTTAGCCTAGCCGAGCAAGCTGGTTTCCCTACTGTGCCCATAGAGACCCCATTCCGGGTCACCGCCATCGACGGCAATACATTGGCTCATATCACCCACCAGACTGTGCCCGTCACGGTGATCCTGTCCGGGAACCACCGTGAGTCCATCTGTTTTAGGATTATGTCGGCCTCTTCCACCCCGCTTATCCTCGGATTCCCGTGGCTTAAGGTACACAACCCCGTCATTGATTGGCAGCGTCTCAAGGTCCTTAGATGGAGTGACCGCTGTCATTCCGTCTGCCTAGGCTCTGCTGTCCAAACCTGCCGAACGTGACCCTGCCACGGCGGAGACACCTCCGGACCTGTCTTCGGTCCCTCCCGACTACATGGGTCTTGCGGAGGTGTTCAGCAAGGCCAAAGCCCTATCGCTTCCTCCCCATAGACCTTATGATTGTGCCATTGAACTGCTCCCTGACGCCCCTTATCCCGCTAGCCGCTTGTTTAGTGTGTCTCGTCCTGAGCGGGAGGCTATGGAGAGGTATATAAGGGAATCCCTATCGTCCGGCATCATCCGTCCTTCTTCATCCCCAGTGGGGGCGGGGTTCTTCTTTGTGGAGAAGAAAGACAAGTCACTGCGCCCCTGTATAGACTATCGGGGGCTCAACAACATTACCATTAAGAATAAATATCCCCTGCCATTGATTAATTCCACCTTTGAGCCTCTGCAGGGCGCCGCTATATTCACCAAACTGGATTTAAGGAACGCTTACCACCTCGTTCGTGTCAGGGAAGGTGACGAGTGGAAGACCGCCTTCAACACTCCTCTGGGGCACTTTGAGTACCTGGTCATGCCATTCGGACTAACTAATGCTCCAGCTGTCTTCCAGGCACTGGTCAATGATGTGTTGAGGGACTTTCTGAACCGTTTTGTGGTGGTTTACCTGGATGACAT is a window from the Etheostoma spectabile isolate EspeVRDwgs_2016 unplaced genomic scaffold, UIUC_Espe_1.0 scaffold00019160, whole genome shotgun sequence genome containing:
- the LOC116683950 gene encoding uncharacterized protein LOC116683950 — translated: MTAIFRRTFSLSMGQSFPFEYLSTVKGCKRLMKPNVSSNFLWGGKEVASISSATCLYIMALIRKPVQEEPEELSDSDFESPVGWRRRGHTVSPFTSESELISQGSENDRLQESPSRQRRMRSTVPSSPRESEARCQETESSNQESESQGQAGDLRQVFPYNVAEFVPVYLEEDEALEEAIQRSLLEECDRPAVNTLKSSEMLSKEEIAGLLQAHSERVITLGTRQICISRANVWTTALRVFKRPGLAESCDRLYVTFASDEHDAGEDAADLGGPRREFFRLLVKAIFQDSGAFEGTPNGCTPRLNMLHLQNGVYRTIGRMMSTIIVQGGEPPAFLSPSVVDYIVSGDILQAHVTPDDIGDPDLRENLNKVQHATLQDDLEKAVSCCDSWRYQLEGLPLVVTMANRDVFVKNAVLYHTVVQRQSCLDQLIDGLSHYGVLSLLRENPSLRVLLDIPGEDKGQEADFVAGILKPSYSALGSN